The following proteins come from a genomic window of Acidimicrobiia bacterium:
- the polA gene encoding DNA polymerase I has product MPTLALLDGHSLAYRAFYALPEDLATQSGQVTNSVYGFARMLIRLLKDHPVDGLAVAWDVGRRTFRTDEYPEYKAQREKAPDTFRSQLPLIDEVLDSLGITQFRMEGYEADDIIGSLATSASDEGWDVLIVTGDRDAFQLVNDRVKVVYTRRGISDIVMADEPWVTERYGISPAQYVDYAALRGDTSDNLPGVPGVGEKTAARLVASYGTLESIYEHLDEMTPKLRENLEAASAQAFLNRHLMQLILDLDTGAVVDELTWTNWDLDRMKVLFQSLEFHSLFDELMAVHPDGAPEVEALDVEVVIPPGQEMNELLSRMDRIAFDPLHEGGELVGVVIAVDDETAAFLPIDRIDEWSPFFTDEGVPKTAHDAKGFVREMLARNLEVHGLDLDTALAAYLIDPAARSFELRDLADRYLGLEVESPDTEASGGSQGAFDFSGGPDLEAAGRRAVVLRRLSGALMDELDTRSERPLFDEVEIPLLGVLARMEVRGVGIDRKYLEGLGDDLRAQLADLEVLIHEAAGGPFNINSTLQLREVLYDRLDLPVLKKTSKGAPSTDASVLKKLGDAHPIVEHLLRYRELEKLRSTYVDGYLPLIAADGRIHTSFNQIAASTGRLSSDNPNLQNIPVRSETGRLIRRAFVPEAGWTFVVADYSQIELRILAHLSGDPGLLEAFKNDQDIHTATAARVFGRDLDDVPVELRRRAKAINFGLLYGMEAFGLADRLEITREEATEHIDAYFAQFPDVRAFMDSVVVDAKRLGYTETLFGRRRYLPELKSDNFRIRQMGERMALNAPIQGAAADIIKKAMVELDTRLAGLESRMLLQIHDELVLEVPPDEMTEATGLLVSTMESVVELSVPLRVDVSNGANLAECKG; this is encoded by the coding sequence ATGCCCACTCTCGCCCTGCTCGACGGCCATAGCCTGGCTTACCGCGCGTTCTACGCGCTCCCGGAAGATCTCGCCACTCAATCGGGGCAAGTCACCAATTCGGTGTATGGGTTCGCCAGAATGCTGATCCGTCTCCTCAAGGATCACCCCGTCGACGGCCTGGCTGTGGCCTGGGACGTAGGGCGGAGGACGTTCCGCACCGATGAATACCCCGAGTACAAGGCACAGCGAGAGAAAGCTCCCGACACCTTCCGGAGTCAACTGCCACTGATCGATGAGGTGCTCGACTCGCTGGGGATCACCCAGTTCCGCATGGAGGGGTACGAGGCAGACGACATCATCGGCAGCCTTGCTACGAGTGCCTCCGATGAGGGTTGGGATGTGCTGATCGTGACGGGTGATCGCGACGCGTTCCAGTTGGTGAATGACAGGGTGAAGGTGGTCTACACGCGCCGCGGCATTTCCGACATCGTCATGGCCGATGAGCCGTGGGTGACTGAGCGCTACGGCATCAGCCCTGCGCAGTACGTCGACTACGCAGCATTGCGCGGCGACACGTCGGACAATCTGCCCGGCGTGCCCGGCGTCGGGGAGAAGACGGCGGCGCGGCTGGTCGCCTCCTACGGCACACTCGAGAGCATCTACGAGCATCTCGATGAGATGACGCCCAAGCTGCGCGAGAACCTCGAGGCTGCGAGTGCCCAAGCGTTCCTCAACCGGCATCTGATGCAGCTGATTCTCGATCTCGACACCGGTGCCGTGGTGGATGAGCTGACCTGGACAAACTGGGATCTCGACCGGATGAAGGTCCTGTTCCAGAGCCTCGAGTTCCATTCGCTGTTCGATGAACTGATGGCGGTGCATCCGGACGGCGCCCCGGAGGTGGAAGCACTCGACGTCGAAGTCGTGATCCCGCCCGGCCAAGAGATGAACGAACTGCTGTCCCGGATGGATCGAATCGCGTTCGACCCGCTCCATGAAGGAGGTGAGCTGGTCGGGGTGGTCATCGCCGTCGACGATGAGACGGCCGCCTTCTTGCCTATCGACCGGATCGATGAATGGAGTCCCTTCTTCACGGATGAGGGGGTCCCCAAGACTGCTCACGATGCCAAGGGCTTTGTCCGCGAGATGCTGGCCAGGAACCTCGAGGTCCATGGACTCGATCTCGATACGGCCCTGGCTGCCTACCTCATCGACCCGGCCGCCCGGTCATTCGAGTTGCGCGATCTGGCGGACCGCTACCTGGGTCTCGAGGTCGAGTCACCCGACACAGAGGCGTCCGGTGGCAGCCAGGGGGCGTTCGATTTCTCCGGTGGACCTGATCTCGAAGCGGCAGGCCGGCGGGCCGTTGTGCTCCGCCGGCTTTCCGGGGCACTGATGGATGAACTCGACACGCGCAGCGAGCGGCCCTTGTTCGACGAGGTCGAGATCCCTCTGCTCGGTGTCCTGGCCCGGATGGAGGTACGGGGCGTCGGTATTGATCGGAAGTACCTCGAAGGGCTCGGCGACGACCTGAGGGCTCAGCTGGCCGATCTCGAAGTGCTGATTCATGAGGCTGCGGGCGGACCTTTCAACATCAACTCAACGCTCCAGTTGCGTGAGGTGCTCTACGACCGGCTCGACCTCCCTGTTCTCAAGAAAACCTCGAAGGGGGCTCCGTCGACCGACGCCTCAGTGTTGAAGAAGCTGGGGGACGCCCACCCGATCGTCGAGCACCTGCTTCGGTACCGCGAACTCGAGAAGCTGCGGTCAACCTATGTGGACGGCTATCTGCCCTTGATCGCGGCGGACGGACGGATTCACACTTCGTTCAACCAGATCGCTGCCTCGACGGGACGGCTCTCTTCAGACAATCCGAATCTGCAGAACATCCCGGTGCGGTCGGAGACGGGCCGCCTGATCCGGCGGGCCTTCGTTCCGGAGGCCGGGTGGACGTTCGTGGTCGCCGACTATTCGCAGATCGAACTCCGGATCCTCGCCCACCTCAGCGGCGACCCCGGGCTGCTCGAGGCCTTCAAGAATGATCAGGACATCCACACCGCCACCGCCGCCCGGGTGTTCGGCAGGGATCTCGATGACGTTCCCGTCGAGTTGCGGAGAAGGGCGAAGGCCATCAACTTCGGACTGCTGTACGGGATGGAGGCGTTCGGCCTGGCCGACCGGCTGGAGATCACCCGCGAGGAAGCGACCGAGCACATCGACGCCTACTTCGCCCAGTTCCCCGATGTGCGGGCGTTCATGGATTCCGTGGTCGTGGACGCCAAGCGGTTGGGATACACGGAGACGTTGTTCGGCCGGCGCCGGTACCTTCCCGAACTGAAGAGCGACAACTTCCGCATCCGTCAAATGGGGGAGCGGATGGCGCTGAATGCTCCGATTCAGGGAGCGGCGGCGGACATCATCAAGAAGGCGATGGTCGAACTCGACACCCGCCTGGCCGGCCTCGAGTCGAGGATGCTGCTCCAGATCCACGATGAACTGGTGCTCGAAGTTCCCCCCGACGAGATGACGGAAGCGACCGGACTACTGGTGTCCACAATGGAGAGCGTGGTCGAGCTCTCGGTGCCGCTGCGAGTCGATGTCTCGAATGGCGCCAACCTGGCCGAGTGCAAGGGTTAA
- the trpA gene encoding tryptophan synthase subunit alpha, protein MSAERLTSMFAARRAGNSTALLPFMTAGLPDPGHAVEMFEAMAGAGADGFEVGIPYSDPLMDGPIIQEGGARALATGVGLEEGLEIAGRVVARTGLPALVMTYANVVVQAGPDEFARRAADHGVSGVIVADLPLEEAGPIQEAVERAGLGMVLFAAPTTTEARLRRIVDAEPVFIYGVADLGVTGERKVASSRAGELAGRIRALTDIPLVLGVGISTPEQAAAVAASADGVIVGSALVRRVLEARTPADAISSVATGVREFRAAL, encoded by the coding sequence GTGAGCGCCGAACGACTCACGTCTATGTTCGCGGCTCGCCGCGCCGGCAATTCCACCGCGCTCTTGCCGTTCATGACGGCCGGATTGCCCGACCCCGGACATGCGGTCGAGATGTTCGAGGCGATGGCCGGGGCCGGCGCCGACGGATTCGAGGTGGGGATCCCCTACTCGGATCCGCTGATGGATGGGCCCATCATTCAGGAAGGCGGGGCGCGAGCCCTGGCTACCGGCGTTGGCCTCGAGGAAGGGCTCGAAATCGCCGGTCGGGTGGTCGCCCGGACCGGCTTGCCGGCTCTCGTCATGACCTACGCGAACGTCGTCGTGCAGGCCGGACCGGATGAATTCGCCCGCCGGGCAGCCGATCACGGCGTCAGCGGGGTGATCGTTGCCGATCTCCCCCTCGAGGAAGCCGGTCCCATCCAGGAGGCCGTCGAACGGGCCGGACTCGGCATGGTTCTGTTCGCAGCCCCGACGACAACGGAGGCACGACTGCGCCGGATCGTCGACGCAGAACCGGTCTTCATCTACGGGGTCGCCGATCTGGGGGTCACAGGCGAACGCAAGGTTGCCAGCAGTCGGGCCGGGGAACTCGCCGGCAGGATCCGGGCGCTGACCGATATTCCCCTGGTGCTGGGAGTGGGCATTTCGACCCCCGAGCAAGCAGCTGCCGTCGCAGCATCGGCCGACGGAGTGATAGTCGGCTCGGCATTGGTGCGCCGGGTCCTCGAGGCGAGGACACCAGCGGACGCAATCTCGTCGGTAGCCACCGGCGTGAGGGAGTTTCGCGCGGCATTATGA
- the trpB gene encoding tryptophan synthase subunit beta has product MKLERPDSRGRFGEFGGRFAPETLMPALEELEHAFEAAWVDPGFRAELDRLLKDFVGRPTPIFEAERLSAQLGFRVLLKREDLAHTGAHKINNAIGQVLLARRMGKPRVIAETGAGQHGVATATAAALLGLECEVFMGEKDIERQSLNVYRMQMLGTRVIPVTSGAGTLKDAVNEAMRDWVGTVETTHYVIGSVVGPHPFPWMVREFQRVIGDESLEQLGEDLPDVVVACVGGGSNAIGIFYPFAGLGIDLVGVEAAGEGIETGRHGASLGEGSPGILHGTRTYLLQNADGQVQEAHSISAGLDYPGVGPEHAYFQDLGLARYVSITDDESLEGVSLLARTEGIIPALESAHAISWIAKAAGELQGKTVLVNLSGRGDKDVQQIAEARS; this is encoded by the coding sequence ATGAAACTGGAACGACCCGATTCACGAGGCCGCTTCGGCGAGTTCGGAGGGCGGTTCGCTCCCGAGACCTTGATGCCTGCACTCGAAGAGCTCGAGCACGCCTTTGAGGCCGCCTGGGTGGACCCCGGGTTCCGCGCCGAGCTCGACCGCCTGCTGAAGGATTTCGTCGGCCGCCCCACCCCGATCTTCGAGGCCGAACGCTTGAGTGCTCAGCTCGGGTTCCGGGTGTTGCTCAAGCGAGAAGATCTCGCTCATACCGGCGCCCACAAGATCAACAACGCCATCGGCCAGGTTCTTCTCGCCCGCCGTATGGGCAAACCGCGCGTGATCGCAGAGACCGGAGCCGGACAGCACGGCGTCGCCACTGCGACGGCCGCCGCCCTGCTCGGCCTCGAGTGCGAGGTGTTCATGGGGGAGAAGGACATCGAGCGGCAGTCGCTCAACGTGTACCGCATGCAGATGCTCGGCACCCGCGTCATCCCGGTCACGAGTGGGGCCGGGACGCTGAAGGACGCGGTAAACGAAGCCATGCGAGATTGGGTTGGTACCGTCGAGACCACTCACTATGTGATCGGTTCGGTGGTCGGTCCGCATCCCTTCCCCTGGATGGTGCGTGAATTCCAGCGGGTGATCGGAGATGAGTCACTCGAGCAACTGGGCGAGGATCTGCCGGATGTCGTGGTGGCGTGTGTTGGCGGTGGGTCGAACGCCATCGGGATCTTCTATCCGTTCGCCGGTCTGGGCATTGATCTGGTCGGAGTCGAAGCGGCCGGAGAGGGCATCGAGACCGGCCGGCATGGTGCCTCACTGGGTGAGGGCTCGCCCGGAATTCTCCATGGAACCCGAACCTACCTCTTGCAGAACGCCGACGGCCAGGTGCAGGAGGCGCATTCCATTTCGGCAGGACTCGACTATCCGGGAGTCGGCCCGGAACACGCCTACTTCCAGGACCTCGGTCTCGCTCGCTACGTGTCGATCACAGACGACGAATCGCTCGAAGGAGTCAGTTTGCTGGCCAGGACCGAAGGCATCATTCCTGCCCTCGAATCTGCTCATGCGATCTCCTGGATCGCCAAGGCCGCCGGGGAACTCCAGGGCAAGACCGTACTCGTCAATCTCTCCGGTCGGGGCGACAAAGACGTTCAGCAGATCGCCGAGGCCCGCTCGTGA
- a CDS encoding phosphoribosylanthranilate isomerase — protein MRLRRDVEAAVEAGADAVGFVLADSPRRVSPDIARSLGADLSIQTVLVTVDTEPEQLMRWVDDTGASGVQPHGRYAQAAGDAAVARGLLVLHPVAMDAAVDPAEIPADRIPLLDNSQPTRSGGTGTPFDWSLTEGVQRDFVLAGGLGPDNVAAAITRVRPWGVDASTGLESAAGVKDPERIRAFVREAKNQ, from the coding sequence TTGCGACTGCGCCGGGACGTCGAGGCGGCGGTCGAAGCCGGAGCCGACGCGGTCGGATTCGTTCTGGCCGATTCGCCCCGCCGCGTGTCACCCGATATCGCCCGTTCCCTTGGTGCCGACCTCTCCATCCAAACGGTGCTCGTCACTGTTGATACAGAACCCGAGCAGCTGATGCGCTGGGTTGATGACACCGGTGCAAGCGGTGTCCAACCTCATGGTCGCTACGCTCAGGCCGCAGGCGACGCGGCGGTCGCGAGGGGATTGCTCGTGCTCCACCCCGTGGCCATGGACGCGGCCGTCGACCCTGCCGAGATCCCGGCCGATCGCATTCCGTTGCTCGACAACTCTCAGCCGACCCGGTCGGGTGGAACCGGTACGCCGTTCGACTGGAGTCTGACCGAAGGAGTGCAGCGCGACTTCGTGCTGGCCGGAGGACTGGGCCCTGACAATGTGGCGGCGGCGATCACCCGGGTTCGCCCGTGGGGGGTCGACGCCTCCACCGGCCTAGAGTCTGCCGCCGGAGTGAAAGATCCCGAACGCATCAGGGCGTTTGTGAGGGAGGCCAAGAACCAATGA
- the trpC gene encoding indole-3-glycerol phosphate synthase TrpC, translated as MLDTIVAAVEARLPAVVARYDEYRSAAGVTDRSFAAALSGPGVSIIAEVKRRSPSRGTLNADLDPAGQAALYEQGGAAAISVLTEHDHFGGSPDDLRLVRGVVGVPVLRKDFIIHPSQVWESAAMGADAILLIVAILDDAMLLSLLTEATGAGLPALVEVHSAEEVARAQGVGAKIIGVNNRNLRTFEVDLTTAEQLAPLLGAGVQRVAESGIHSPEDVARMAAAGYDAVLVGESLVRAEDPSELVGRFVAAGARCG; from the coding sequence ATGCTCGACACAATCGTCGCCGCCGTCGAGGCGCGACTCCCCGCAGTTGTTGCCCGCTACGACGAGTACCGCTCCGCGGCCGGCGTCACGGACCGGTCGTTCGCTGCAGCCCTGTCCGGCCCCGGCGTTTCGATCATTGCCGAAGTGAAGCGGCGTTCGCCATCGCGGGGGACGCTCAACGCCGATCTGGATCCGGCCGGACAGGCTGCCCTTTATGAGCAGGGAGGGGCGGCTGCGATTTCGGTTCTGACCGAGCACGACCACTTCGGCGGCTCCCCGGATGATCTTCGCCTGGTCCGGGGCGTTGTCGGGGTTCCCGTTCTCCGGAAGGACTTCATCATCCATCCCTCCCAGGTCTGGGAGTCGGCGGCGATGGGCGCAGATGCCATCCTGCTGATCGTGGCGATCCTCGACGACGCGATGCTGCTCAGCCTCTTGACTGAAGCAACCGGAGCAGGCCTGCCGGCACTCGTAGAGGTCCACTCTGCAGAGGAGGTTGCCCGGGCGCAAGGCGTTGGGGCGAAGATCATCGGCGTGAACAATCGAAACCTGCGCACGTTCGAGGTCGACCTAACTACCGCCGAGCAACTGGCGCCGCTCCTCGGTGCCGGTGTGCAGCGTGTTGCCGAGAGCGGAATCCACTCGCCCGAAGATGTCGCCAGGATGGCGGCAGCCGGATACGACGCGGTGCTGGTGGGGGAGAGTCTGGTCCGGGCAGAGGACCCGTCGGAGCTCGTCGGGCGGTTCGTGGCGGCCGGTGCCCGATGTGGGTGA
- a CDS encoding HAMP domain-containing sensor histidine kinase, giving the protein MRRRFFWSLLGAMAATLLIVTALGALVTLSLVRAQTRQEMQRQVGQIVGLIQDAFVTDGVDLDGAGARDLLAENSAPTVRRTLLEAGRVAGPEAQVRLVAVTSGERIVGGELPVAVVRAFDFAAILSGETMARRVADLEGGAVVEVVAEPVAEIGRTGTVLAAVLIRQSDVLEFRSIIRQMVFPLLVAALVAAVVAGRLSKWFVKRLAHLREAASELAAGNHEARAAVEGSDEIAAVAGSFNEMADELDAARQREREFLMSVGHDLRTPLTTVSGYVEILQEGNLDGPELSRIAGVLERETGRLKRLIEDLMLLARLESNEFSIRAEPVEVSAHLGETIEAYRGRAEAAHITLRFEPAGGGTVAIDPDRLDQIAGNLIENALRYTPEAGTVTVRLAVGPGSVRLEVIDTGPGISADDLPHVFEKFYVARKYRRVRPEGSGLGLSIVHEIVTAMGGTIEARSNLDHPGTIITVVLPTKESPAPTM; this is encoded by the coding sequence ATGAGACGCCGGTTCTTCTGGTCGCTACTCGGTGCGATGGCCGCCACCCTCCTCATCGTGACCGCCCTCGGAGCATTGGTGACCCTCTCGCTCGTTCGGGCCCAGACTCGTCAGGAGATGCAACGCCAGGTCGGACAGATCGTCGGGTTGATCCAGGACGCGTTCGTGACCGACGGTGTCGACCTCGACGGCGCCGGTGCCCGCGATCTACTGGCCGAGAACTCGGCGCCGACGGTGCGGCGGACCCTTCTCGAAGCCGGCAGGGTGGCCGGACCCGAAGCGCAGGTTCGCCTGGTGGCGGTGACGTCCGGTGAACGAATCGTGGGCGGTGAGCTTCCGGTCGCGGTAGTACGGGCGTTCGACTTCGCCGCGATCCTGTCCGGCGAAACCATGGCCAGACGGGTCGCGGACCTCGAAGGCGGAGCAGTCGTCGAGGTCGTCGCCGAGCCGGTGGCGGAGATCGGGAGGACGGGCACGGTGCTGGCGGCAGTGCTGATCCGCCAGTCGGATGTGCTCGAATTCCGTTCGATCATCAGACAGATGGTGTTTCCGCTTCTGGTGGCGGCGTTGGTGGCAGCCGTCGTCGCAGGGAGGCTATCGAAATGGTTCGTCAAGCGTTTGGCGCACCTCCGGGAGGCGGCGAGCGAACTGGCCGCCGGCAATCATGAGGCCCGAGCCGCCGTCGAAGGATCGGACGAGATTGCGGCTGTGGCCGGGTCCTTCAATGAGATGGCGGACGAACTGGACGCAGCCCGACAGCGCGAACGCGAGTTCCTCATGAGTGTTGGACATGACCTCCGGACCCCGCTCACGACGGTCTCCGGATATGTCGAGATTCTCCAAGAGGGAAACCTCGACGGGCCCGAACTCAGCCGGATCGCCGGGGTGCTCGAACGGGAGACGGGCCGTCTCAAGAGGTTGATAGAAGACTTGATGCTGCTCGCCCGGCTCGAGTCGAACGAATTCTCGATTCGGGCGGAACCGGTCGAGGTCTCCGCCCATCTGGGAGAGACCATTGAGGCTTACCGGGGGCGGGCCGAAGCCGCCCACATCACCCTCCGGTTTGAGCCAGCCGGCGGTGGCACGGTGGCGATCGACCCGGACCGGCTCGATCAGATCGCCGGCAACCTGATCGAGAACGCGCTCCGCTACACGCCCGAGGCAGGCACCGTCACCGTCAGGCTGGCGGTAGGTCCCGGGTCCGTCCGTCTCGAAGTCATCGACACCGGACCTGGCATCTCGGCCGATGACCTCCCGCACGTGTTCGAGAAGTTCTACGTCGCCAGGAAGTACCGGCGTGTGCGTCCCGAGGGTTCGGGGCTCGGCTTGTCGATCGTGCACGAAATCGTTACCGCGATGGGAGGCACCATCGAGGCCCGATCGAACCTGGATCACCCGGGAACGATCATCACGGTGGTCCTGCCCACCAAAGAATCCCCTGCCCCTACGATGTAG
- a CDS encoding response regulator transcription factor yields MNKGSILLIEDEESIGEMLSTVFEREGLRLVHELTGEDGLRRLARTEPLVVLLDLNLPGMDGVEVCKRIRSKSDVPVIMLTARDTEIDKIIGLEIGADDYVTKPFSARELVARVKAVLRRSQDRPTDRRFIEVGGWTIDSGRREVKPPHGDPIRPTAKEFDLLWYLSDHKGMVLSRAQILEAVWGYDYFGETRTVDVHIRQLRKKLEGIPIETVWGVGYRIEVI; encoded by the coding sequence ATGAACAAAGGTTCGATCCTGCTGATCGAAGACGAGGAGAGCATCGGCGAGATGCTCTCGACCGTGTTCGAGCGAGAAGGCCTTCGGCTCGTTCACGAACTGACCGGTGAGGACGGGCTTCGCCGTCTTGCCCGTACCGAACCGCTGGTTGTGCTCCTCGATCTGAATCTGCCCGGTATGGACGGCGTTGAGGTGTGCAAGCGGATCAGGTCGAAATCCGATGTTCCCGTAATCATGCTGACGGCCCGGGACACCGAGATCGACAAGATCATCGGGCTCGAGATCGGCGCAGACGACTACGTGACGAAACCGTTCTCGGCTCGGGAACTCGTTGCACGAGTCAAAGCCGTCCTACGACGATCCCAGGATCGTCCCACCGATCGGCGCTTCATCGAAGTGGGTGGATGGACGATCGACAGTGGAAGACGGGAGGTCAAGCCTCCACACGGAGATCCCATTCGTCCAACCGCCAAGGAGTTCGATCTTCTCTGGTACCTCTCCGATCACAAGGGAATGGTGCTGTCCCGAGCGCAGATCCTCGAAGCAGTCTGGGGATACGACTACTTCGGGGAAACCCGCACGGTCGACGTGCACATCCGGCAGCTCCGCAAGAAGCTCGAAGGTATTCCCATCGAGACGGTCTGGGGCGTTGGCTACCGGATCGAAGTGATCTGA
- a CDS encoding glycine cleavage T C-terminal barrel domain-containing protein: protein MSDASFGDVTAEYLAIRRGAGLVSGSHEAVRVVGPDAISFLQGLLSQDLSGPAGTVVRSLLLTPQGKLRALLWALIGEGEVVLIADAGSGETVASDLGRYRIRVDVEIERERSPVLELWGPASAGVLERAGISAPGGWRPFTGGWVARAGLAGLDRYLLTGVDPARLLTAGAVRCGQQAATAVRIEAGEPVMGADVDESTIPQESGLVPEAVSFTKGCYLGQELVARIDSRGHVNRRLRGLVVEENLLPPRGAAVFSGDREVGLVGSVAESLTLRAPVALALVRREVEIGAAVEIRWEGGSVGATAGNLPLDDFTED from the coding sequence ATGTCTGATGCCTCGTTCGGAGATGTCACCGCCGAATACCTCGCCATCCGGCGGGGGGCCGGTCTGGTGTCCGGCAGCCATGAGGCGGTGCGAGTGGTGGGGCCGGATGCGATCTCCTTCCTGCAGGGATTGCTCAGCCAGGATCTCAGCGGACCGGCCGGGACGGTGGTGCGTTCACTGCTCCTCACGCCGCAGGGCAAGCTACGGGCCCTGCTCTGGGCTCTGATCGGCGAGGGCGAGGTTGTCCTCATCGCCGATGCCGGTTCAGGTGAGACGGTGGCCTCTGATCTCGGGCGGTATCGCATCCGGGTCGACGTGGAGATCGAACGCGAGAGGAGCCCCGTCCTCGAGCTGTGGGGCCCTGCGTCGGCAGGAGTCCTCGAGAGGGCAGGCATCTCCGCTCCCGGCGGTTGGCGGCCTTTCACCGGTGGATGGGTGGCGCGAGCCGGACTTGCCGGACTCGACCGTTACCTGCTGACCGGCGTTGATCCGGCCCGACTCCTCACCGCCGGAGCCGTCCGGTGTGGGCAGCAGGCTGCCACGGCGGTACGGATCGAAGCAGGCGAACCGGTCATGGGCGCAGACGTCGACGAGTCGACCATCCCGCAGGAATCCGGGCTGGTTCCCGAGGCTGTCTCCTTCACGAAGGGGTGCTATCTCGGCCAGGAGCTCGTCGCCCGGATCGACAGCCGCGGTCATGTCAACCGCCGCCTGCGCGGCCTGGTGGTAGAAGAGAACCTGCTCCCACCCCGGGGAGCAGCGGTGTTCTCCGGCGACCGGGAGGTCGGCCTGGTCGGGTCGGTCGCCGAGTCGCTGACGCTGCGCGCCCCCGTCGCCCTGGCCCTGGTGAGGCGCGAAGTCGAAATCGGTGCAGCCGTCGAGATCAGGTGGGAGGGAGGCTCGGTCGGCGCCACCGCCGGGAACCTTCCACTCGACGATTTCACCGAGGATTGA
- the trpE gene encoding anthranilate synthase component I encodes MTPDRSTFLELAGQYAVVPVSMQVLADRETAVTAYEKLVGDEPGFLLESVEGGERWARWSFVGWNPEYTLSARGGVSKIDRPEIELPPGNPLEVLESLISGLSAAQYDGLPPLHTGAVGWLGYDAVRYVEHLPDSPPDDRGLPEMVWQFVGSLAAFDRMAQRITLVRNVFVGDDPEAQYERAIADLQEAAARLGEPSGYTVRRADWESAPPVARSTLDREPFEAAVRRAKEYIVKGDAFQIVISQRLEVPFDGDTFAVYRALRMINPSPYLFYHRHPEVTVIGSSPELMTRVRGGVVYSRPIAGTRPRGATLGEDERLAEELLADPKERAEHVMLVDLARNDIGRVCEYGTVAVDDLMVIERYSHVMHIVSGVSGKLRSGIGPVEVVRATFPHGTVSGAPKVRAMEIIDELEPVARGPYAGAVGYIDFSGNIDTAICLRTVVAAAGKAWVQAGAGLVADSEPSAEYDETMNKAAAALAAIAGADHV; translated from the coding sequence ATGACCCCTGATCGCTCCACCTTCCTGGAACTCGCCGGGCAGTATGCGGTTGTTCCGGTGTCGATGCAGGTTCTCGCCGACCGGGAGACCGCCGTTACTGCCTACGAGAAACTGGTGGGAGACGAGCCGGGATTCCTGCTGGAGTCCGTCGAAGGTGGCGAGCGATGGGCCCGTTGGTCGTTCGTCGGTTGGAATCCCGAATACACGCTGTCGGCGCGCGGGGGTGTGTCGAAAATCGACCGTCCGGAAATCGAGCTTCCTCCCGGTAACCCTCTCGAAGTCCTCGAGAGCCTCATCTCCGGGTTGTCGGCGGCTCAGTACGACGGGCTTCCTCCGCTTCACACGGGAGCGGTCGGCTGGCTCGGCTACGACGCCGTTCGATATGTGGAGCATCTCCCCGACAGCCCTCCGGACGACCGGGGCCTTCCTGAGATGGTCTGGCAGTTCGTCGGTTCGCTGGCCGCTTTCGATCGGATGGCGCAGCGAATCACTCTGGTGCGCAATGTGTTCGTCGGCGATGACCCTGAAGCTCAGTACGAACGGGCGATCGCCGATCTCCAGGAAGCTGCCGCCCGGCTCGGCGAACCGTCCGGCTACACCGTCAGAAGGGCCGACTGGGAGTCGGCCCCTCCGGTCGCCCGCTCAACGCTCGACCGGGAGCCGTTCGAGGCTGCCGTCCGCCGCGCTAAGGAATACATCGTCAAGGGCGACGCTTTTCAGATCGTCATCAGCCAGCGTCTCGAAGTTCCCTTCGACGGCGACACCTTCGCCGTCTATCGAGCCCTGCGGATGATCAACCCTTCGCCCTACCTCTTCTATCACCGGCATCCTGAAGTGACGGTTATCGGATCCTCTCCGGAGCTGATGACGAGGGTGCGAGGGGGAGTCGTTTACTCCCGACCGATTGCCGGCACCCGGCCGCGAGGAGCAACTCTCGGGGAGGACGAGCGACTCGCTGAGGAACTCCTCGCCGACCCCAAGGAGCGGGCAGAGCATGTGATGCTCGTAGATCTCGCTCGCAACGACATCGGCCGCGTGTGTGAGTACGGCACAGTGGCTGTGGACGATCTGATGGTGATTGAACGCTATTCACACGTCATGCACATCGTTTCCGGGGTTTCCGGGAAACTACGGTCCGGCATCGGGCCGGTTGAGGTGGTGCGCGCCACGTTCCCGCACGGCACGGTGTCGGGTGCTCCCAAAGTGCGGGCGATGGAGATCATCGACGAACTGGAACCCGTGGCGCGCGGCCCCTACGCCGGCGCGGTCGGGTACATCGACTTCTCGGGCAACATCGATACCGCCATCTGCTTGCGCACGGTGGTGGCGGCCGCCGGCAAGGCGTGGGTCCAGGCCGGCGCCGGGCTCGTGGCCGACAGCGAACCGTCTGCAGAATATGACGAGACCATGAACAAAGCCGCCGCCGCCCTGGCGGCAATCGCGGGAGCCGACCATGTCTGA